The Candidatus Amarolinea dominans genome contains a region encoding:
- a CDS encoding helix-turn-helix domain-containing protein — MQYEASDIQVLEGLEAVRRRPGMYIGGTDGKALHHMVYEVTDNAVDEAMAGYCTHIEVVIHPDESVSVIDNGRGIPVGIQPQTGQPAVTVVLTKLHAGSKFGGGGYKVSGGLHGVGVSAVNALSDWLEVRVRRHGHIYRQRFERGTPVSELEIIGDVPEDDTGTIITFLRDPTIFEVLEYRYETLLQRFREMAFLNRGLKITFMDERGAFDKQGQQVAYPHATTFYFEGGVSSFVRYLNKNRAVLHEPIYAQREVDGTQIEVAVQYTDGYNESSYSFANTINTPDGGSHMTGLRSALTRSLNDYARKIGFIKEGDASFTGEDTKEGLTAIVSVKLPDPQFESQTKVKLLNAEVRGQVESAVVEALNAWMEQFPKEAKAIVEKCRTSARAREAARQARDLVFRKSALESMTLPGKLADCSERDPSKAEIYIVEGDSAGGCFSGETQIALADGRALSLKEIVAEHQAGLKHFCYTIRHDGKIGLEQIVNPRMTKAGAEVIRVTLDNGETIVCTPDHPFMLRDGSYKPAASLANGDSLMPLYRKLSDMKEPANYNHRVAVVERLAEWIDVYDIEVPHSHNFALASGVFVHNSAKQGRDRRFQAILPLRGKILNVEKARLEKSLANREIQALITALGTGIGNDFSLDNLRYGRVVIMSVDGEELTFVKDPAGRICAERVGPFIDWLWETGANPSAYQVICFDATSGQVRFKPIKAVLRHDHDGPLFEIKTTYGRSVRVTGEHSVFVADADGKPVLKRGDEVRPGDLLVAPGRLPLSQPAPAQLDLLQAFLALDEALDTDLVVRGIGVEAWYKATVRAEYADAPQMVEPRVTIPPDVGNLLKAQRQALGLSQADICEAVGIRQPVTYYAWEKGSGRPALDHFLRYVDLLGINRQTVLSQVTVGNSRLDHIWNTQYRAAPANRVRNYVTLSRLQDADLTLLGDNICLTPRHYADQGVPRYLPIDESLMLLLGFFVAEGSLSQRNGVRLSIGKRNEALVPELTEAIKRVFGLEPTWYAAADGRAHELRILNRVVTAVFRLLFGFDGVHAESKHIPDLVFNVDQSMQIAFLRGYFLGDGTLSTRAMSFTTTSELLANQLMYLLAAHGVTASLSQREPTGQPSGLIRGKPVITRRTAFHVTVSGRGAMTTLALIWQDHQRAPDVRSWLATDAGHGGPHAATPLRGDLLGLAVRSVHQTPASKRKVYDFSVEGDENFIAGVGGIALHNTDADVDGSHIRTLLLTMFFRYMESLIEKGHLYIAQPPLYLVKKGKDQRYAYSDAEKDRLVKEMGSDSGNLVVQRYKGLGEMNPEQLWSTTMNPENRTLLQVTIEDAAASDRTFDMLMGEAVPPRKRFIQTHAKQVRNLDV; from the coding sequence ATGCAATACGAAGCCAGTGATATTCAGGTACTCGAAGGGTTGGAGGCAGTACGCCGCCGCCCAGGCATGTACATCGGCGGCACGGACGGCAAGGCGCTGCATCACATGGTGTATGAGGTCACCGATAATGCGGTTGACGAGGCCATGGCAGGCTATTGCACGCACATCGAGGTGGTGATTCACCCCGATGAAAGCGTCAGCGTCATTGACAACGGCCGCGGTATCCCGGTGGGCATTCAACCGCAGACCGGCCAGCCGGCCGTCACTGTTGTCCTGACCAAACTGCACGCCGGCAGTAAGTTTGGCGGCGGCGGATACAAGGTGTCGGGCGGTTTGCACGGCGTCGGCGTTTCGGCTGTCAACGCGCTGTCGGATTGGCTGGAGGTGCGCGTGCGGCGTCACGGCCATATTTACCGCCAACGCTTCGAGCGCGGCACGCCCGTCAGCGAACTGGAGATCATCGGCGATGTGCCCGAGGACGATACCGGCACGATCATCACCTTTCTGCGCGACCCCACCATCTTCGAGGTCCTGGAATACCGCTACGAGACGCTTCTGCAGCGCTTCCGCGAGATGGCGTTTCTGAACCGCGGCCTGAAGATCACCTTTATGGATGAACGCGGCGCGTTCGACAAACAGGGGCAGCAGGTGGCCTATCCCCATGCCACCACCTTCTACTTCGAGGGCGGCGTCAGCAGCTTTGTGCGCTATCTGAACAAGAACCGCGCGGTACTGCACGAGCCGATCTACGCGCAGAGGGAAGTGGATGGCACACAGATCGAAGTCGCGGTGCAGTATACCGATGGCTATAACGAATCCAGCTACAGCTTTGCTAACACCATCAACACCCCGGACGGCGGCAGTCACATGACCGGCCTGCGCTCCGCGCTGACGCGTTCGCTCAACGATTATGCGCGCAAGATCGGTTTCATCAAGGAAGGCGACGCCAGTTTCACTGGTGAGGACACCAAAGAAGGGCTGACCGCCATCGTCAGCGTCAAGCTGCCGGACCCGCAGTTCGAGAGCCAGACCAAGGTCAAGCTGCTCAACGCCGAAGTTCGCGGTCAGGTGGAATCGGCTGTGGTCGAGGCGCTGAACGCATGGATGGAGCAGTTCCCCAAAGAGGCGAAGGCGATTGTGGAAAAGTGCCGCACCTCGGCGCGCGCGCGCGAAGCGGCCCGCCAGGCGCGTGACCTGGTCTTCCGCAAGAGCGCGCTGGAGAGCATGACCCTCCCCGGCAAACTGGCCGACTGCTCCGAACGCGATCCGAGTAAGGCAGAGATCTATATCGTAGAAGGAGATTCGGCCGGAGGCTGTTTTTCGGGAGAGACACAGATTGCGCTGGCAGATGGGCGAGCCTTGAGTCTCAAGGAGATCGTTGCCGAACACCAGGCCGGTTTGAAGCATTTCTGCTATACGATACGCCATGACGGCAAAATCGGCTTGGAGCAGATCGTCAACCCTCGCATGACGAAGGCTGGCGCGGAAGTCATCCGCGTCACGCTCGATAATGGAGAGACGATTGTCTGCACGCCCGATCATCCATTCATGCTCCGAGATGGAAGTTACAAGCCAGCAGCATCACTTGCCAATGGGGATTCACTAATGCCCCTGTATCGTAAGCTGTCGGACATGAAAGAACCAGCAAACTACAATCATCGTGTGGCGGTGGTCGAAAGATTGGCAGAATGGATAGACGTATACGACATCGAGGTGCCGCATTCACACAATTTTGCCCTGGCGAGCGGCGTATTCGTCCATAATAGTGCCAAGCAGGGTCGTGATCGCAGGTTCCAGGCCATCTTGCCTCTGCGCGGCAAGATCCTCAATGTGGAGAAGGCGCGGCTGGAGAAATCGCTGGCCAATCGCGAAATTCAAGCCCTGATTACCGCCCTGGGCACCGGCATTGGCAACGATTTCTCGCTGGACAACCTGCGCTATGGCCGGGTTGTGATTATGAGCGTGGATGGCGAGGAATTGACCTTCGTCAAGGACCCGGCCGGGCGCATCTGCGCCGAGCGGGTAGGGCCGTTCATTGACTGGCTGTGGGAAACGGGCGCGAATCCGTCAGCCTATCAAGTGATCTGTTTCGACGCGACGTCGGGCCAGGTGCGCTTCAAGCCCATCAAGGCCGTTCTGCGCCACGATCACGATGGCCCGCTCTTCGAGATCAAGACGACCTATGGCCGGAGTGTGCGAGTGACCGGCGAGCACAGCGTCTTTGTGGCCGATGCGGATGGCAAGCCGGTGCTCAAGCGGGGCGACGAGGTTCGCCCCGGCGATCTCCTGGTTGCACCCGGACGATTGCCGCTCAGCCAGCCGGCGCCGGCGCAGCTTGACCTTCTCCAGGCCTTCCTGGCGCTGGATGAGGCCCTGGACACAGACTTGGTGGTGCGCGGCATTGGCGTCGAGGCGTGGTACAAGGCCACGGTGCGCGCTGAATATGCCGACGCCCCGCAGATGGTGGAGCCGCGGGTGACGATTCCACCCGACGTTGGCAACTTGCTCAAGGCGCAGCGCCAGGCCCTGGGCCTGAGTCAGGCTGACATCTGTGAGGCGGTGGGAATTCGTCAACCGGTCACGTACTATGCCTGGGAAAAAGGCAGCGGTCGTCCCGCCCTGGACCATTTCCTTCGTTATGTGGACCTGCTGGGTATCAACAGACAAACGGTTCTCTCCCAGGTCACGGTGGGGAACAGTCGCCTGGATCATATCTGGAACACGCAGTATCGGGCTGCGCCGGCCAATCGCGTGCGCAATTACGTGACTCTGTCGCGGCTGCAGGACGCTGATTTGACCTTGTTAGGTGACAACATCTGTCTGACTCCGCGCCATTACGCCGACCAGGGAGTGCCGCGTTACTTGCCCATTGATGAATCGCTCATGCTGCTGCTTGGCTTCTTTGTGGCTGAAGGCTCCCTGAGCCAGCGCAACGGTGTGCGCCTGTCCATCGGAAAGCGGAACGAAGCCCTGGTGCCTGAACTCACGGAGGCGATCAAGCGAGTCTTTGGACTGGAGCCAACCTGGTATGCCGCAGCGGATGGGCGTGCGCATGAGCTGCGAATCTTGAATCGAGTCGTCACGGCGGTGTTCCGTCTGCTGTTCGGCTTCGACGGCGTCCATGCCGAAAGCAAGCACATTCCTGATCTTGTGTTCAATGTAGACCAATCCATGCAGATTGCGTTCCTGCGCGGCTATTTCCTCGGCGACGGCACCCTGAGCACACGCGCGATGTCCTTCACGACGACATCGGAGCTGCTGGCCAACCAATTGATGTATCTGCTGGCCGCGCATGGGGTGACAGCATCCTTGTCGCAGCGTGAGCCGACGGGGCAGCCGAGCGGTTTGATTCGCGGCAAGCCGGTCATCACGCGGCGCACGGCCTTTCACGTGACGGTGTCCGGGCGCGGGGCCATGACTACCCTGGCGTTGATCTGGCAGGATCATCAGCGGGCGCCTGACGTGCGCAGTTGGCTGGCAACCGATGCTGGTCATGGCGGACCGCATGCAGCCACCCCGCTGCGCGGTGATCTGCTTGGTCTTGCAGTTCGTTCGGTACACCAGACGCCGGCGTCCAAGCGCAAGGTTTACGACTTTTCGGTTGAAGGAGACGAAAACTTCATCGCCGGCGTCGGCGGCATAGCGCTGCACAACACAGACGCTGACGTGGACGGTAGCCACATCCGCACGCTGCTGCTGACGATGTTCTTCCGCTACATGGAGTCGTTGATCGAAAAGGGACATCTGTACATCGCGCAACCGCCCCTTTATCTCGTCAAGAAGGGCAAAGATCAGCGCTACGCCTACTCGGATGCAGAGAAGGATCGCCTGGTGAAGGAGATGGGGAGCGACAGCGGCAACCTGGTCGTGCAGCGTTACAAGGGTCTGGGCGAAATGAATCCAGAGCAGTTGTGGTCTACCACCATGAACCCGGAGAACCGCACCCTACTGCAGGTGACCATCGAGGACGCGGCGGCGTCTGATCGCACCTTCGACATGTTGATGGGCGAAGCGGTGCCCCCGCGCAAGCGTTTCATCCAGACGCACGCCAAGCAGGTCAGGAATCTGGATGTATGA